The Spirosoma radiotolerans genome has a window encoding:
- a CDS encoding WD40/YVTN/BNR-like repeat-containing protein yields the protein MQKILFFLFSFLFASPLLAQKPKQAKKATAVADSALTNDPYFKPVKWRNIGPFRGGRSVAGAGVTSDPQLYYMGTVGGGVWKTDDAGMTWKNITDGQLKTSSVGAIGVCEADPAVVYVGMGEHAPRGVMTSYGDGVYKSTDAGKTWQHLGLDLTRHIAAVRVHPQNPDVVFVAAQGALHGSSAERGIYKTIDGGKTWKKVLFVDENTGCNDLSMDMTNPRILYASMWDYRRLPWQVQSGGKGSGLYKSTDAGETWTKLDKGLPKELGKMGISVSKANPNRVYAVIESDTKTEKGGVFLSDDAGKSWNRVSKDHRTVQRAWYYIEIFADPVDENTVYVLNTSVLKSIDGGKTFSPVAGSHGDHHHLWISPKNNKNLFLSNDGGGAISFNGGKSWSSENNQPTAQFYRINADNRFPYNVYGGQQDNTSVMIASRTTAGNGITDKDWFPSAGGESAFLAFNPDDPRYVMGGSYQGTIEVLDQQTHEGKPIMVSPIQYQALQAKTMKYRFNWNAPIIWSKHEPNAFYHAGNKLFKTTDLGKSWTTVSPDLTRHDSTKLGWGGAPYTNEGAGGENYATITYVLESPTEKGTLWTGSDDGLVQLTRDGGKTWTNVTPAGLEETLINCIEVSPHDKATAYIATTRYKVNDFTPAMYKTTDYGKTWTKIVKGIPYGAFTRTVREDPERKGLLYAGTETGLYISYNSGASWRPWQLNLPVSPVTDLKVHQGDLIAATAGRSFWILDDLGPIRQYNEKLSKDSLFVYKPEDTYRVSGGSALDKVVEEEDDEDAGSSPGRSGFAGTNPSTGVVLYYQLPAKVDTSATMTMEIRSDQGTTLRTFSSKKNKKFVQFPGGPSPEPTLTMRPGLNRFVWDMRAETLPAIENVFIEGNYSGRKLAPGRYQARLKLGKQEKQVTFTILPDPRISAPATDYEQQQKTLMGIEEGVKEIHLGVNRMRKAQKQINDLVELIDDKPNLKAVADSGRALAKKIKLWEEKVIQPKSKSNDDVINFENKLSADYIFLKGELDVNTPTVTAGQQERLSELNAIWQPLKTDMNKLIQDDISRFNTQCRQAQLDKVTIPDVVLSAPRQ from the coding sequence ATGCAAAAGATTCTATTCTTCCTCTTTTCATTCCTATTTGCCAGCCCCTTGCTGGCGCAGAAGCCAAAACAAGCCAAAAAAGCGACGGCGGTCGCGGATTCGGCTCTTACTAATGACCCGTATTTCAAGCCCGTTAAGTGGCGAAATATCGGCCCTTTCCGGGGAGGTCGTTCGGTAGCGGGGGCTGGCGTAACCAGCGACCCACAGCTTTACTACATGGGTACGGTGGGCGGGGGCGTCTGGAAAACAGACGATGCGGGTATGACCTGGAAGAACATCACCGATGGTCAGCTGAAGACCTCGTCGGTGGGCGCGATTGGCGTTTGCGAGGCTGACCCAGCCGTGGTGTATGTCGGTATGGGCGAACACGCTCCCCGTGGGGTCATGACCTCCTACGGCGATGGCGTCTATAAATCGACCGATGCCGGTAAAACCTGGCAACACCTCGGTCTGGACCTTACCCGGCACATTGCTGCCGTTCGCGTGCATCCGCAAAACCCCGATGTGGTGTTTGTGGCCGCGCAGGGGGCGTTGCACGGCTCGTCGGCTGAGCGCGGAATCTACAAAACCATCGACGGGGGTAAAACCTGGAAAAAAGTCTTGTTCGTCGATGAAAATACGGGCTGTAACGACCTGAGTATGGACATGACCAACCCGCGCATTCTGTACGCGTCGATGTGGGATTACCGGCGGTTGCCCTGGCAGGTGCAGAGTGGCGGCAAAGGCAGCGGCCTTTACAAATCGACCGATGCGGGCGAAACCTGGACGAAGCTGGACAAGGGGCTACCCAAAGAACTGGGTAAAATGGGCATTTCTGTTTCCAAGGCTAACCCGAATCGGGTGTACGCCGTGATCGAATCCGACACAAAAACCGAAAAAGGGGGCGTTTTCCTGTCCGACGATGCGGGCAAAAGTTGGAATCGGGTCAGTAAAGACCACCGGACCGTACAACGGGCCTGGTATTACATCGAAATCTTTGCCGATCCGGTCGACGAAAATACGGTGTATGTCCTCAACACATCGGTGCTGAAATCCATCGATGGAGGCAAGACGTTCAGCCCGGTAGCGGGTTCTCATGGCGACCATCACCACCTGTGGATCAGCCCGAAGAACAACAAAAACCTGTTCTTGAGTAACGACGGCGGGGGCGCCATTTCGTTCAATGGCGGCAAATCGTGGTCGTCGGAGAACAACCAGCCCACGGCGCAATTCTACCGGATCAATGCCGATAATCGTTTCCCGTACAATGTCTATGGCGGTCAGCAGGACAACACCTCGGTGATGATCGCCAGCCGAACAACGGCGGGCAATGGCATAACCGACAAAGACTGGTTCCCATCCGCCGGTGGCGAAAGTGCGTTTCTGGCCTTCAACCCCGATGATCCACGGTATGTAATGGGCGGCAGTTATCAGGGCACCATCGAAGTGCTCGACCAGCAAACCCACGAGGGCAAACCCATTATGGTGTCGCCGATTCAGTATCAGGCGTTGCAGGCCAAAACAATGAAGTACCGCTTCAACTGGAACGCACCCATCATCTGGTCGAAACACGAGCCCAACGCCTTTTATCATGCGGGGAATAAGCTCTTTAAAACGACTGATCTGGGAAAAAGCTGGACAACCGTTTCGCCCGATCTGACACGTCATGACTCGACCAAACTCGGCTGGGGTGGTGCGCCCTACACCAATGAAGGAGCCGGTGGCGAAAATTACGCCACCATTACCTACGTACTGGAGTCACCAACCGAAAAAGGCACGCTCTGGACTGGCAGCGACGATGGCCTGGTTCAGCTCACCCGCGACGGGGGCAAGACCTGGACCAACGTAACCCCGGCGGGTCTGGAGGAGACGTTAATCAACTGCATCGAAGTGTCGCCCCACGACAAAGCAACGGCCTACATTGCCACCACCCGGTACAAGGTCAACGACTTTACCCCGGCCATGTATAAAACGACCGACTACGGCAAAACCTGGACAAAAATAGTCAAGGGAATCCCCTACGGCGCTTTTACCCGAACGGTTCGGGAAGACCCCGAGCGCAAAGGCCTGCTCTATGCCGGTACGGAAACGGGTCTGTATATATCCTACAACAGCGGGGCCAGCTGGCGGCCCTGGCAACTCAATCTGCCGGTTAGCCCCGTTACCGACCTGAAAGTTCACCAAGGCGACCTGATTGCGGCAACAGCGGGTCGGTCATTCTGGATTCTGGACGATCTGGGGCCGATTCGGCAATACAACGAGAAACTGAGCAAGGACAGCCTGTTTGTGTACAAACCTGAAGATACCTATCGCGTATCGGGTGGAAGTGCGCTGGATAAAGTGGTTGAGGAAGAGGATGATGAAGATGCGGGCAGTAGTCCCGGCCGCAGTGGATTTGCGGGTACGAACCCCTCTACGGGTGTCGTCCTGTATTACCAGCTCCCGGCCAAAGTGGATACCAGCGCGACGATGACGATGGAAATCAGGTCGGATCAGGGCACTACCCTGCGCACATTCAGCAGTAAGAAAAACAAGAAATTTGTTCAGTTTCCGGGCGGGCCATCCCCCGAGCCAACGCTGACCATGCGGCCTGGCCTGAATCGGTTTGTGTGGGATATGCGTGCCGAGACATTGCCTGCCATCGAAAACGTATTTATCGAGGGCAACTACAGTGGTCGTAAACTGGCACCCGGCCGCTACCAGGCCAGGCTAAAATTAGGAAAACAGGAAAAACAGGTAACGTTTACCATTCTGCCCGACCCCCGAATTAGCGCACCAGCGACTGATTATGAGCAACAACAGAAAACGCTCATGGGTATTGAAGAGGGCGTTAAAGAGATTCATTTGGGTGTTAACCGGATGCGCAAAGCCCAGAAGCAAATCAACGATCTGGTCGAGCTTATCGACGATAAACCGAACCTCAAAGCAGTCGCGGACTCGGGTCGGGCCTTGGCCAAAAAGATCAAGCTGTGGGAAGAGAAAGTGATTCAGCCAAAGTCGAAATCAAACGACGATGTCATTAATTTCGAAAACAAGCTGAGTGCCGACTACATCTTCCTGAAAGGCGAACTGGATGTAAACACGCCCACCGTTACCGCCGGTCAGCAGGAGCGACTATCCGAATTGAACGCCATCTGGCAACCGCTGAAAACAGACATGAACAAGCTGATTCAGGATGACATTAGCCGATTCAACACCCAATGTCGCCAAGCACAGCTTGATAAAGTTACCATTCCCGATGTCGTGCTGTCAGCGCCGAGACAGTAG
- a CDS encoding sugar isomerase domain-containing protein, with the protein MNLTTQYLQRSRALLDTIDAQTEAIQQAAQWFSQTILAGRMVHLFGSGHSRIMVEEMWPRYGSFPGFNPIVELSLSFHNLVVGANGQRQAMFLENVPGLASRILRNYALSAQDSALVISSSGSNVVPIEMAELFQQAGVKVVALVTRQHAEKSISKRADGKKLTDFADLILDTGAPVGDAMLTIPGLDTLVAPGSTLGGVVLVNCIKAEVARLLTEAGQPPRVLSAANVVGAERAVTLFEGAYDEHAHRLAKLYQHVGIPSYVSEQRTLPISPNV; encoded by the coding sequence ATGAACTTAACCACGCAGTACCTTCAGCGGAGCCGGGCCTTGCTGGATACCATTGACGCTCAAACCGAGGCCATTCAACAAGCAGCCCAATGGTTTAGTCAGACTATTCTGGCGGGCCGGATGGTGCACCTTTTTGGCAGTGGCCACAGCCGCATTATGGTCGAAGAGATGTGGCCCCGCTATGGCTCATTTCCAGGCTTCAACCCCATTGTTGAACTCTCCCTCTCGTTTCACAACTTGGTGGTGGGTGCCAATGGGCAGCGCCAGGCGATGTTTCTGGAAAACGTGCCGGGACTGGCCAGCCGGATTCTGCGTAACTACGCTCTTTCGGCGCAGGATTCGGCGCTGGTTATTTCGTCCAGCGGCAGCAATGTCGTGCCTATCGAAATGGCGGAACTGTTTCAGCAGGCGGGGGTGAAAGTTGTCGCCTTGGTGACCAGGCAGCATGCCGAAAAGAGCATCAGCAAACGGGCGGATGGTAAAAAGCTCACTGATTTTGCCGACCTGATTTTAGACACAGGTGCCCCCGTGGGCGATGCGATGCTTACTATTCCGGGACTGGATACGCTCGTGGCCCCCGGCTCGACGCTTGGCGGTGTTGTGCTGGTAAACTGCATCAAAGCGGAGGTCGCGAGATTGTTGACCGAAGCGGGGCAGCCACCCAGAGTCTTGTCGGCGGCCAATGTGGTGGGTGCCGAACGGGCCGTCACGCTGTTTGAAGGGGCCTACGACGAACACGCCCATCGGCTGGCCAAACTCTACCAGCACGTCGGTATTCCGTCGTATGTCAGCGAGCAACGTACGTTACCGATCTCGCCAAACGTATGA
- a CDS encoding FecCD family ABC transporter permease has product MKLASLSPGTWYSLLATLLLLTLIAALRIGAVDLTFDDINHILRHGLGLSSATVDPVSEGLFLQIRLPRVLLCATVGAGLSVSGVLMQALFRNPIVEPGLVGTSSGAALGAALVFVLGKNINWAFTDALGLFLLPCVAFTFAFAATLLVYRIASISGKVNVATMILGGIAINALAAGGTGFLSYIARDPQARSITFWNLGTFSGADWTQFALVFPVTVIGILLALRFTKALNILILGEDEVRHLGYNIDRLKIQVLLLNTLLVAIGTAMVGVISFVGLVVPHLLRLLKTSDNRFLVIASALLGGALLTMADTIARRLVAPAEFPIGVITAFVGAPVFIWLLVRNARSFQKGGFYA; this is encoded by the coding sequence ATGAAATTAGCCTCCTTATCGCCCGGCACCTGGTACAGTCTTTTAGCTACCCTCCTGCTGCTCACCCTCATAGCCGCCCTGCGGATTGGGGCCGTCGACTTAACGTTCGACGACATCAACCACATTTTGCGGCACGGACTGGGTTTGTCATCGGCCACCGTCGATCCGGTTTCGGAGGGGCTTTTCCTGCAAATACGGCTTCCGCGCGTGCTGCTTTGTGCTACGGTCGGGGCTGGATTATCCGTGTCGGGGGTGCTGATGCAGGCGTTGTTTCGCAACCCAATCGTTGAGCCGGGACTGGTGGGTACCAGTTCCGGCGCAGCATTGGGAGCAGCTCTGGTCTTCGTGCTCGGCAAGAATATCAACTGGGCTTTTACCGACGCTCTGGGGCTGTTTCTGCTCCCCTGCGTCGCCTTTACCTTTGCCTTTGCCGCTACGTTGCTCGTGTACCGAATTGCGTCGATAAGCGGCAAAGTGAATGTGGCTACGATGATTCTGGGGGGTATTGCCATCAACGCGCTGGCGGCTGGCGGCACAGGGTTTCTCTCCTACATCGCCCGCGACCCGCAAGCCCGCTCCATCACCTTCTGGAATCTGGGCACTTTTTCCGGCGCCGACTGGACGCAGTTCGCCCTTGTTTTCCCTGTTACGGTGATCGGCATTCTGCTGGCCCTGCGCTTCACCAAAGCGTTGAACATCCTGATTTTAGGGGAAGATGAAGTGCGGCATCTGGGCTACAACATCGACCGGCTCAAGATTCAGGTGCTTCTATTGAATACGTTGCTAGTGGCTATCGGCACGGCGATGGTTGGGGTAATTTCGTTCGTCGGGCTGGTGGTGCCACACCTGTTGCGGTTGCTAAAAACATCGGATAATCGGTTCCTGGTTATTGCTTCCGCCCTGCTGGGTGGTGCCTTACTGACGATGGCCGACACCATTGCCCGGCGGCTGGTGGCGCCGGCCGAATTTCCGATTGGTGTGATCACCGCTTTTGTCGGAGCGCCGGTGTTTATCTGGCTGCTGGTTCGCAATGCGCGATCGTTTCAGAAAGGAGGTTTTTATGCTTAG
- a CDS encoding ROK family protein, with the protein MSQAIGIDVGGTRIKGALIDTRTGAVLYQLITPTGDGESSNWQRAVLDTAEALTKQATESILGIGLSAPGLPAPDNKTIVCMPGRLQGLEGFDWSAYLGKPVRVLNDAHAALMAEARFGALKGVSHGLILTLGTGVGGGLLLNGHLYQGFFQMAGHLGHMTVNADSVQPDITNMPGSLEDAIGNATVGRRSFGRYQTTHELVDGYRQREPLATQVWLTSIRQLAVSIASLASAFSPEVVVLGGGIMQADRDLLEPLQTFLDLFEWRPAGKKTIIRKAYFEDWAGAIGAASFLLD; encoded by the coding sequence TTGAGTCAGGCAATAGGCATTGATGTAGGCGGAACACGCATCAAAGGGGCGTTGATCGACACGCGCACGGGCGCCGTGCTTTACCAGCTAATTACCCCAACCGGCGACGGTGAAAGCAGCAACTGGCAGCGAGCGGTATTGGATACCGCAGAAGCCTTAACCAAGCAGGCCACCGAATCGATTCTGGGCATTGGTTTGTCGGCACCGGGATTACCCGCGCCCGATAATAAAACGATCGTCTGTATGCCGGGTCGGTTGCAGGGGCTGGAAGGTTTCGACTGGTCGGCTTACCTGGGCAAACCCGTTCGGGTGCTGAACGATGCCCACGCAGCCCTGATGGCCGAAGCCCGGTTTGGGGCGCTGAAAGGCGTATCTCATGGCCTGATACTTACCTTGGGGACGGGGGTTGGGGGCGGTCTTTTGCTGAATGGTCATTTGTATCAGGGCTTCTTTCAGATGGCGGGTCACCTCGGCCACATGACAGTAAATGCCGATAGTGTGCAGCCTGACATTACCAACATGCCCGGAAGCCTGGAAGATGCCATTGGCAATGCAACGGTGGGCCGACGCTCGTTTGGACGCTATCAGACCACGCATGAACTGGTCGATGGTTATCGGCAACGAGAACCGCTGGCTACCCAAGTCTGGCTGACCTCCATCCGGCAACTGGCGGTTTCGATTGCGTCACTGGCCAGTGCTTTCTCGCCGGAGGTGGTCGTACTGGGCGGGGGCATTATGCAGGCCGACCGGGATTTGCTGGAGCCACTCCAAACGTTTCTCGACCTGTTTGAGTGGCGACCGGCGGGTAAAAAAACCATCATTCGTAAAGCGTATTTCGAAGACTGGGCAGGCGCCATCGGCGCAGCCTCTTTTCTACTGGATTAA
- a CDS encoding heme ABC transporter ATP-binding protein → MLRAENLSFQIGGNRLIDNVSLNLLPGEFTMVLGPNGAGKSTLLKLLTGTETPQQGQVWYGDQLLTSIPLATQARQKAVLSQLLSLPFDLSVAEVVMMGRYPYFDLNPTHLDKQIADDCLEAVGMFSFRTRAFASLSGGEKQKVHLARVLAQLHRQPNDTSVKYLFLDEPISALDIHYQHQILSLVRELAAENMVVFVIVHDINLAFQYAQKVILMDQARIYGIGSADEVLTEAAIEAVFKLKPYFLTHPETGRRVMIC, encoded by the coding sequence ATGCTTAGGGCGGAAAACCTATCATTTCAAATTGGCGGGAATCGCCTGATTGACAACGTGTCGCTGAACCTGTTACCGGGCGAGTTCACGATGGTATTAGGCCCAAATGGGGCCGGAAAAAGTACACTGCTCAAATTGCTGACCGGCACCGAAACGCCCCAGCAGGGGCAGGTCTGGTATGGCGATCAACTTCTTACCTCCATTCCACTGGCAACACAGGCGCGGCAGAAAGCGGTGCTCTCCCAATTGCTGTCGCTGCCGTTCGATCTGAGCGTAGCGGAGGTTGTCATGATGGGGCGCTACCCTTATTTCGATCTGAACCCGACCCATCTGGATAAACAGATTGCCGACGATTGCCTGGAAGCCGTAGGCATGTTTTCGTTCAGAACCCGTGCGTTTGCTTCCCTTTCGGGTGGCGAAAAACAGAAGGTGCATTTAGCGCGGGTGCTGGCCCAACTCCATCGTCAACCGAACGATACGTCGGTCAAATACCTTTTCCTGGATGAACCCATTTCAGCACTGGATATTCACTACCAGCATCAGATTCTGAGTCTGGTGCGCGAGCTGGCCGCTGAGAATATGGTCGTGTTCGTTATTGTACACGACATCAATCTGGCTTTTCAGTACGCCCAGAAAGTTATCCTGATGGATCAGGCGCGCATCTACGGCATTGGCTCTGCCGACGAGGTACTTACCGAAGCAGCTATCGAAGCCGTCTTCAAGTTGAAACCTTATTTTTTGACGCATCCGGAGACCGGCAGGCGCGTGATGATTTGCTAA
- a CDS encoding TonB-dependent receptor produces MKFLYTKFTLTLLLLTAFCPAVFAQLALTGRIVDPTNAQPIAGASVLITGTQRGTTADDKGEFSLSANEGDQLQFSAIGYQTLTVGVKATTRSLTIELDPSNTDLNEVIVSGYSAPQTIQRTAGAVGLITSRDIQRTNGLHLQNYVNLIPGVKVEMRTIAAGNRIVIRGYGNQTNFNGVGYKAYLNDIPLTDADGTTFLDDIDFTTLSRVEVLKGPASSAYGNAIGGVVNLYTERAPIGKTSISQQVLAGSYGLFRTNTSLKTGSDNTSLNINYGHQKYDGFRVHGGSTKDFLSITSDTYMSAKRSMSVFVGYTNSYDLLAGEIDSVAILEQPESSDPAYVSNNASIKTESARAGISHNYQFTDRFANKTTIFVGGQVIDQPFAAGVNKTNKFKFGGRSVFTYSNDASPLRPTVSIGGEFLKNFNYAKGYGLSNGILGALRSDLEIQAMQYSVFAQAALQIAPKLTLSAGAGLNYVEYGITDMRAATTTPAYVNVSGYKRFKPILAPRAALAYQATNNVSFYASASQGYSAPGTNQVVVAQTGVVNYDLRPELGTSYEIGSKGSFLNKTLTYEIAYFTMMVSDKLVPQGFAATSTVPAYSITTNAGKVQHNGLELAVQYAYRPAAGAVSLIRPFVSYTYNDFYYKDYKSDNNSDAKTVDYTGKKESGIAPNLLNAGVDIEVRPGFYLNGTMMYVDKMPINLPNNHFAPAYTLVNGKLGYRSALGTHLNLDVYVGSDNMLSSTYSSLVFLNLANPANNRPLAYNPSPKITFYSGAMLKYIF; encoded by the coding sequence ATGAAATTTCTATATACAAAATTTACGCTTACACTGCTTCTGCTCACAGCCTTCTGCCCGGCGGTGTTCGCTCAACTGGCGCTGACAGGACGTATCGTCGACCCTACGAATGCGCAACCCATTGCTGGCGCATCAGTCTTAATCACTGGCACTCAGCGAGGTACAACCGCCGATGACAAAGGCGAATTCAGCCTGTCGGCCAATGAAGGAGATCAACTGCAGTTCTCAGCCATTGGGTACCAAACGCTAACGGTCGGCGTTAAAGCGACTACGCGCAGCCTGACCATCGAGCTGGACCCATCCAATACCGATCTGAACGAAGTGATCGTATCGGGCTACTCAGCGCCCCAAACGATTCAGCGTACAGCGGGTGCCGTCGGTCTGATTACCAGCCGGGATATTCAGCGAACGAACGGACTTCACCTCCAGAATTACGTAAACCTGATTCCCGGTGTGAAGGTCGAGATGCGGACCATAGCCGCCGGAAACCGGATCGTTATTCGCGGGTATGGCAACCAGACGAACTTCAACGGCGTTGGCTACAAAGCCTATCTGAACGATATTCCCCTGACCGACGCCGATGGAACGACCTTTCTGGATGACATTGATTTCACTACCCTCAGCCGGGTCGAGGTATTAAAAGGCCCCGCATCCAGTGCCTATGGTAACGCGATTGGCGGAGTCGTCAACCTATATACCGAACGGGCGCCTATTGGCAAAACGAGCATCAGCCAGCAGGTTTTGGCCGGGTCCTATGGCTTGTTCCGCACAAATACATCCCTTAAGACTGGTTCAGACAACACTAGCCTGAACATCAACTACGGCCACCAGAAATACGATGGTTTTCGGGTACATGGTGGCTCAACGAAAGACTTCCTGAGTATCACCAGCGACACCTACATGAGCGCCAAACGGTCGATGTCGGTCTTTGTGGGATACACCAATTCGTATGACCTGCTGGCGGGTGAAATAGACAGTGTGGCGATTCTGGAGCAACCCGAAAGCTCCGATCCGGCTTATGTCAGCAACAATGCCAGCATCAAAACGGAGAGCGCTCGGGCTGGCATCAGCCATAACTATCAGTTTACCGATCGGTTCGCCAACAAAACAACGATTTTTGTGGGTGGCCAGGTAATAGACCAGCCCTTTGCAGCCGGGGTCAACAAGACGAACAAGTTCAAATTTGGCGGCCGTTCAGTATTCACTTACAGCAACGACGCCAGCCCACTCCGCCCAACGGTTAGTATCGGTGGCGAGTTTCTGAAGAACTTCAACTACGCCAAAGGGTACGGCTTGTCGAATGGTATCCTTGGCGCCCTCCGCTCCGATCTGGAAATACAGGCGATGCAGTACAGCGTCTTTGCGCAGGCCGCGTTGCAAATAGCGCCAAAATTAACCCTGTCGGCGGGTGCCGGACTGAACTATGTCGAGTATGGCATTACCGACATGCGTGCTGCCACAACCACGCCCGCATACGTTAACGTATCGGGGTATAAACGCTTCAAACCCATACTAGCGCCCCGGGCCGCACTGGCCTATCAGGCCACGAATAACGTATCGTTCTACGCCAGCGCCAGCCAGGGATATTCTGCACCGGGTACCAATCAGGTCGTTGTCGCGCAGACGGGCGTCGTGAATTACGATCTTCGGCCGGAGTTGGGGACGAGTTATGAGATTGGTAGCAAAGGGAGTTTCCTGAACAAGACGCTTACCTACGAAATCGCCTATTTTACCATGATGGTGAGCGACAAACTGGTTCCGCAGGGCTTCGCGGCTACTTCGACGGTACCAGCCTATTCGATAACGACCAACGCCGGAAAAGTACAGCACAATGGCCTGGAACTGGCCGTTCAATACGCCTATCGTCCAGCAGCCGGAGCCGTATCGTTGATCCGCCCGTTTGTGTCCTACACGTACAATGATTTCTATTACAAGGACTACAAAAGTGACAACAACAGCGACGCCAAAACGGTCGATTATACGGGCAAGAAAGAATCCGGTATTGCGCCAAATCTTCTGAATGCTGGTGTGGACATCGAAGTCCGGCCCGGTTTCTACCTGAACGGGACGATGATGTATGTCGATAAGATGCCCATTAACCTGCCGAACAACCATTTTGCGCCCGCCTACACGCTCGTCAATGGAAAGCTGGGGTACCGCAGCGCGCTGGGCACTCATTTAAACCTGGATGTATACGTCGGTTCAGATAATATGCTGAGTAGTACGTATTCCTCGCTGGTTTTCCTTAACCTTGCCAACCCGGCGAATAACCGTCCCTTAGCGTACAACCCATCCCCAAAGATTACCTTTTATTCAGGGGCAATGCTAAAGTATATTTTTTAG
- a CDS encoding heme/hemin ABC transporter substrate-binding protein — MLALTACTSTQKDQAASTGKQRIVCVAKQLTELIYALGAGNQLVGVDLSSTYPPAAQKLTKVGYHRMLNAEGIIALKPTVVYHDGNVAPEAVMQQLEKVGVPMKVFKDAHTIPEVKALFDTLAAQFGAQKQADSLKTKLDADLAKAAESVKQYKTTPKVAIIHFGRVINNYLVIGKAGTASYMLEMAGGKNVMDTLKGMKPLSPEIISKAQPDIILVTDFGYDRLGNADKLATLPGIALTPAGKNKKIYRIEEHDLIYLGPRTGENVLMLMKLIHQ; from the coding sequence TTGCTTGCTCTCACAGCCTGTACGTCTACCCAGAAAGACCAGGCAGCCTCAACCGGTAAGCAACGAATTGTTTGCGTGGCAAAACAGCTGACCGAACTGATTTATGCCCTCGGCGCCGGTAACCAACTGGTAGGCGTTGACCTGTCGAGTACCTATCCGCCAGCCGCCCAGAAATTGACCAAAGTGGGCTACCACCGTATGCTCAATGCCGAAGGGATTATTGCTCTAAAACCAACGGTGGTTTACCACGATGGAAACGTGGCCCCGGAAGCCGTCATGCAGCAACTGGAAAAAGTGGGGGTACCGATGAAAGTCTTTAAGGATGCGCACACCATCCCCGAGGTCAAGGCGCTGTTTGATACCCTGGCCGCTCAGTTTGGCGCCCAGAAACAAGCCGACAGTCTGAAAACGAAGCTGGACGCCGATCTGGCCAAAGCAGCCGAGAGCGTAAAACAGTACAAAACCACGCCCAAAGTTGCCATTATCCATTTTGGCCGGGTCATTAATAATTACCTGGTGATCGGCAAAGCCGGAACGGCCTCTTATATGCTGGAAATGGCAGGCGGCAAAAACGTAATGGACACCCTGAAAGGCATGAAACCCCTCAGCCCCGAAATCATCAGCAAAGCCCAGCCCGACATCATTCTGGTAACGGATTTCGGCTACGACCGGCTGGGGAATGCCGATAAGTTAGCCACGCTCCCCGGCATCGCGTTGACGCCTGCGGGTAAAAACAAAAAGATTTACCGCATCGAAGAACACGACCTGATCTACCTCGGTCCCCGAACGGGCGAAAACGTTCTGATGCTCATGAAGTTGATTCACCAATAA